In Fundulus heteroclitus isolate FHET01 unplaced genomic scaffold, MU-UCD_Fhet_4.1 scaffold_98, whole genome shotgun sequence, one DNA window encodes the following:
- the LOC118562584 gene encoding kinesin heavy chain-like gives MEAAECGVCGVKVMCRFRPLSDSERSRGDKFVPKFNGEDTVVLAGKPYVFDRVFPPSTEQIQVYDTCAKQIVKDVLGGYNGTIFAYGQTSSGKTHTMEGTLHDPHMMGIIPRISRDIFDHIYSMDENLEFHIKVSYFEIYLDKIRDLLDVSKTNLAVHEDKNRVPYVKGCTERFVSSPEEVMDVIDEGKANRHVAVTNMNEHSSRSHSIFLINIKQENVETEMKLSGKLYLVDLAGSEKVSKTGAEGSVLDEAKNINKSLSALGNVIAALSEGTKTHVPYRDSKMTRILQDSLGGNCRTTIIICCSPSVYNEAESKSTLMFGQRAKTIKNTVSVNLELTAEEWKKKYEKEKEKNRSLSIMIQKLENELKRWRKGEAVPVEEQLSNRNKKSAAETPPVIESLAPPTVPLCEEEKVQYETLITNLYQQLDDKDDEINLHSQTSEKLKQQLIEQDELLASGRQDYERLQEELNRLQRDSDSAKEEVKEVLQALEELAVNYDHKSQEVENKNRCNEQLNEELAHKTAGLEVAQRDLSALQELSSHHKKRSADILNLLIRDLSEIGSVLGTTELKAMAEVSGVMEEEFTTARLYISKMKSEVKSLVNRSKQLEVNLAENTCRTEANEKELSACQLLVSQLQAKLESLSADLQRMEQKKRQLEESQDALMEEIAKLHAQGQMHEVTVMDKEKEHMSRLKDAVEMKRTLEEQMENHREVHQKQLSRLRDEIEQKQRDNDHLKDVNQALQLENRKLLSDFEKLRAEDQNKEQRLQKLQFLNEKREQAKEDLKGLEETVTKELQTLTNLRIQFIQDIASRVKNSSENDSDEAGGSLAQRQRIIFLENNLEQLSRVHKQLVRDNADLRCELPKLDRRLRANAERVKMLETALKNAKESALRDRKRYQQEVDRIKEAVRSKNISRRGHSAQIAKPIRAGHQYHHPSSSQSIKPTIRGGGGVSSPRHHSSRHPAAQQQQQPRFPQ, from the exons ATGGAGGCTGCAGAGTGCGGGGTGTGCGGGGTGAAGGTGATGTGCCGCTTCAGGCCGCTCAGTGATTCGGAGCGGAGCCGCGGAGACAAATTCGTCCCAAAATTCAACGGAGAGGACACAGTGGTGCTGGcg GGAAAGCCGTACGTGTTCGACAGAGTCTTTCCTCCCAGCACTGAACAGATTCAGGTGTATGACACCTGTGCTAAACAGATTGTCAAAG ACGTGTTGGGAGGATACAATGGAACGATCTTTGCTTACGGTCAGACGTCATCAGGAAAGACCCACACCATGGAG GGGACCCTGCATGATCCCCACATGATGGGGATAATCCCCCGAATCTCCAGGGACATCTTTGACCACATCTACTCTATGGACGAGAACCTGGAGTTCCACATCAAG GTCTCCTACTTTGAAATCTACTTGGATAAAATCAGAGACTTGCTGGATG TGTCAAAGACCAACCTGGCTGTTCACGAGGATAAAAACAGGGTTCCCTACGTCAAG GGTTGCACTGAGCGTTTTGTGTCGAGCCCTGAGGAGGTGATGGACGTGATCGACGAAGGAAAAGCAAACAGACACGTCGCTGTCACCA ACATGAACGAGCACAGTTCTCGCAGTCACAGTATTTTCCTGATCAACATCAAGCAGGAGAACGTGGAGACGGAGATGAAACTGTCTGGGAAACTTTATCTGGTCGACCTGGCAGGGAGCGAGAAG GTCAGCAAAACTGGAGCTGAAGGGTCTGTGCTGGATGAAGCGAAGAACATCAACAAGTCTCTTTCTGCTCTTGGGAACGTCATCGCTGCGCTTAGTGAAGGAACG AAAACCCACGTCCCGTACCGAGACAGTAAGATGACCAGGATTCTGCAGGACTCCTTGGGAGGAAACTGTCggaccaccatcatcatctgcTGCTCCCCGTCTGTTTACAACGAGGCGGAAAGCAAGTCCACCCTCATGTTCGGACAGAG AGCTAAAACCATAAAGAACACAGTTTCTGTGAACCTGGAGCTGACTGCCGAGGAGTGGAAGAAGAAGTAtgagaaggagaaggaaaagAACAGAAGTCTGAGCATCATGATCCAGAAACTGGAGAATGAGCTGAAGCGATGGAGGAAAG GTGAGGCTGTGcctgtggaggagcagctgagcaACAGAAACAAGAAGAGCGCCGCTGAGACGCCACCAGTGATCGAGAGCCTGGCCCCGCCCACCGTACCGCTGTGCGAGGAGGAGAAGGTGCAGTACGAGACGCTCATAACCAACCTCTACCAGCAGCTGGACGACAAG GATGATGAGATCAACCTGCACAGCCAGACCTCTGAGAAGCTCAAACAGCAGCTGATAGAACAGGACGAG CTGCTGGCGTCCGGCCGTCAGGACTACGAACGTCTGCAGGAGGAGCTGAACCGGCTGCAGAGGGACAGCGATTCGGCcaaagaggaggtgaaggagGTGCTGCAGGCGCTGGAGGAGCTCGCGGTCAACTACGACCACAAGAGCCAGGAGGTGGAGAACAAGAACCGCTGCAACGAGCAGCTGAACGAGGAGCTTGCACACAAAACT GCGGGTCTGGAGGTCGCTCAGAGGGATTTGTCCGCCCTGCAGGAGCTCAGCTCTCACCATAAGAAGAGGTCTGCAGACATCCTCAACCTGCTGATCAGAGACCTCAGTGAGATCGGCAGTGTCCTCGGGACCACAGAGCTCAAAGCT ATGGCCGAGGTGAGCGGCGTGATGGAGGAGGAGTTCACCACGGCTCGCCTCTACATCAGTAAGATGAAGTCTGAGGTCAAATCTCTGGTGAACCGCAGCAAACAGCTGGAGGTCAACCTGGCGGAGAACACCTGCAGGACGGAGGCCAACGAGAAGGAGCTGAGTGCCTGCCAGCTCCTGGTCTCTCAG CTTCAAGCCAAGTTGGAGTCCCTGAGCGCCGACCTGCAGAGGATGGAGCAGAAgaagaggcagctggaggagagtCAGGATGCTTTGATGGAGGAGATTGCTAAGCTCCACGCTCAGG gTCAGATGCATGAGGTGACAGTGATGGACAAAGAGAAAGAACACATGAGCAGACTGAAGGACGCGGTGGAGATGAAG AGAACGCTGGAGGAACAGATGGAGAACCACAGGGAGGTGCATCAGAAACAGCTGAGTCGACTCCGTGATGAGATCGAGCAGAAGCAGAGAGACAACGATCATCTCAAAGA TGTGAATCAGGCTCTTCAGCTGGAGAACAGAAAACTTCTGTCGGATTTCGAAAAACTCAGAGCCGAGGACCAAAACAAAGAGCAAAGACTCCAAAAACTGCA gTTCCTGAATGAGAAGAGAGAACAAGCCAAGGAGGACCTGAAGGGTTTGGAGGAAACTGTG ACCAAAGAGCTGCAGACCCTTACCAACCTGCGGATCCAGTTCATTCAAGACATCGCTTCTCGAGTCAAGAAC AGCTCAGAGAACGACAGCGACGAGGCCGGCGGCAGTCTGGCTCAGAGACAGAGGATCATCTTCCTAGAAAATaacttggagcagctcagcagAGTCCACAAGCAG CTCGTCCGGGATAACGCTGACCTGCGCTGTGAGCTCCCCAAACTGGACCGGCGGCTAAGAGCTAACGCGGAGCGAGTGAAAATGCTAGAAACGGCCCTGAAGAATGCCAAGGAGTCAGCGCTGAGGGACCGCAAGCGGTACCAGCAGGAAGTGGACCGGATCAAAGAGGCAGTCCGGTCCAAGAACATCTCCAGGAGGGGACACTCTGCTCAGATTG CCAAGCCAATTAGAGCCGGGCACCAGTACCATCATCCGTCCTCCTCCCAGTCCATTAAACCAACCATTAGAGGAGGAGGTGGCGTCTCCAGTCCTCGCCATCACTCCTCCCGTCATCCAGCagctcaacaacaacaacagcctCGGTTTCCACAGTGA